In Deinococcus depolymerans, the following are encoded in one genomic region:
- a CDS encoding thiolase family protein yields the protein MTQPAAAHLNDLHDRDVVIVAAVRTPIGAIRGALSTVRPDDLAAHVIREAVTRSGIDATLIEEVILGCANQAGEDNRNVARMAALLAGLPDSVAGLTVNRLCASGLSAVNTAARAIRNGDGDVYVAGGVESMTRAPLVMPKGAQAFANGNVTAYDTTLGWRFPNPALEALFPLEAMGETAENIAERSREGAYAGGEITREDQDAFALDSQRKTMDALNAGRFKGEIVPVQVRGRKGVTVFDTDEHPRVTRAADGFTLATDEATLAGLKPAFRKGGSVTAGNASGLNDGAAALVLMSAAKARELGVTPLARWVGAAAAGVEARVMGLGPIPATRKLLARTGLSVQDLDLIELNEAFAAQALACIRELELPQERVNVNGGAIALGHPLGMSGARLIVALTHELARREGRYGLATLCVGVGQGEAAIIERIEA from the coding sequence ATGACCCAGCCTGCTGCTGCCCACCTGAATGACCTGCACGACCGTGACGTGGTGATCGTCGCGGCCGTCCGCACGCCCATCGGCGCGATCCGTGGGGCGCTGTCCACCGTCCGCCCCGATGACCTCGCCGCGCACGTCATCCGCGAGGCGGTCACGCGCAGCGGGATCGACGCCACTCTGATCGAGGAGGTGATCCTGGGCTGCGCGAATCAGGCAGGCGAGGACAACCGCAACGTCGCCCGCATGGCCGCCCTGCTGGCGGGCCTGCCGGACAGCGTGGCGGGCCTGACCGTGAACCGTCTGTGCGCCAGTGGCCTGAGCGCTGTGAACACCGCCGCCCGCGCGATCCGCAACGGCGACGGGGACGTGTACGTGGCGGGCGGCGTGGAGAGCATGACCCGCGCGCCCCTCGTGATGCCCAAGGGCGCGCAGGCCTTCGCGAACGGCAACGTCACCGCGTACGACACGACGCTCGGCTGGCGCTTCCCGAACCCCGCGCTGGAGGCCCTGTTCCCGCTGGAGGCGATGGGGGAGACCGCCGAGAACATCGCAGAGCGCTCCCGCGAGGGCGCGTATGCCGGCGGCGAGATCACCCGTGAGGATCAGGACGCCTTCGCGCTGGACAGTCAGCGCAAGACGATGGACGCCCTGAACGCCGGACGCTTCAAGGGCGAGATCGTGCCCGTGCAGGTCAGGGGCCGCAAGGGCGTCACCGTGTTCGACACCGACGAGCACCCCCGCGTGACCCGCGCGGCTGACGGCTTCACCCTCGCCACCGACGAGGCCACCCTGGCGGGCCTGAAACCCGCCTTCCGCAAGGGGGGCAGCGTGACCGCCGGGAACGCCAGTGGCCTGAACGACGGCGCGGCCGCGCTGGTCCTGATGAGCGCCGCGAAGGCCCGCGAGCTGGGCGTCACGCCGCTGGCCCGCTGGGTGGGCGCGGCGGCGGCCGGCGTGGAGGCCCGCGTGATGGGACTGGGTCCCATCCCCGCGACCCGCAAGCTGCTCGCCCGCACCGGCCTGAGCGTGCAGGACCTCGACCTGATCGAACTGAACGAGGCGTTCGCCGCGCAGGCCCTGGCCTGCATCCGCGAACTGGAGTTGCCGCAGGAGCGCGTGAACGTGAACGGCGGCGCCATCGCCCTGGGGCACCCGCTGGGCATGAGCGGCGCCCGCCTGATCGTGGCCCTGACGCACGAACTGGCCCGCCGCGAGGGCCGCTACGGACTGGCGACCCTGTGCGTGGGCGTCGGGCAGGGTGAGGCCGCCATCATCGAGAGGATCGAAGCATGA
- a CDS encoding heavy-metal-associated domain-containing protein codes for MTVMTNTATRVLLGVRGMTRDAGTAVAAALTALPGVIRATPDDGQIEVHYDPSQLTVMDLVRAVRRQGFLAGML; via the coding sequence ATGACCGTCATGACCAACACCGCCACCCGCGTGCTGCTGGGCGTGCGCGGCATGACCCGCGACGCCGGGACCGCCGTCGCTGCCGCCCTGACTGCCCTGCCCGGCGTGATACGCGCCACGCCCGACGACGGCCAGATCGAAGTGCACTACGACCCCTCACAACTGACCGTCATGGACCTCGTGCGCGCCGTGCGCCGTCAGGGTTTCCTGGCCGGCATGCTCTGA
- a CDS encoding DUF1999 domain-containing protein encodes MRYRTFTEADYPAMQALDLRLQRQRDPAFDTLPERERDGRLHTSLPALKFYERSEHSFAAEEGDTLMGFILAQSVWQGDRPLVLVRTVSVAPDAPDGTHTGLLHAAVKSAYDTAVYELHFTLTPELHAAALSESAVVTGQSAVCHLGTRADTAPGIRLRTGSQEA; translated from the coding sequence ATGCGCTACCGCACCTTCACCGAGGCCGACTACCCGGCCATGCAGGCCCTCGACCTGCGCCTGCAACGCCAACGCGACCCGGCCTTCGACACCCTCCCGGAACGGGAACGCGACGGCCGCCTCCACACCAGCCTCCCGGCCCTGAAGTTCTACGAGCGCAGCGAACACTCCTTCGCCGCCGAGGAGGGCGACACCCTGATGGGGTTCATCCTCGCGCAGTCCGTGTGGCAGGGCGACCGTCCCCTGGTCCTGGTGCGGACCGTCAGCGTCGCCCCCGACGCCCCGGACGGCACGCACACCGGCCTGCTGCACGCCGCCGTGAAAAGCGCGTACGACACCGCCGTGTACGAACTGCACTTCACGCTGACACCCGAACTGCACGCCGCCGCGCTCAGCGAGAGCGCCGTCGTGACCGGGCAGAGCGCCGTGTGTCACCTCGGCACCCGCGCCGATACCGCGCCCGGCATCCGCCTGCGCACCGGCAGCCAGGAGGCATAA
- a CDS encoding long-chain fatty acid--CoA ligase yields the protein MTHPTHPRPWLSSYESGVPRTFTPSGLTLPALLERAAAKYPDHTALTFIGATTSYRQLWQDAQRFAAALRRMGVRPGDRVSIMLPNTPQFVTSFYGTLLAGAIAVNTSPMYTASELEHQLQDSGSETLIILDSFYPRYQEIRTRVPVKRVLVTGVQDALSFPKNLLYPVKARREGSWVNVPYDERVLPYRKVLASQPAAAPTVSLQPDDVALLQYTGGTTGVPKGAMLTHANLVSNCEQARSWMSDLHEGQEVTLAAIPFFHVYGMTVAMNLSILIGANIVLVPNPRDLKMVLTQIERSRATLFPAVPTLYNAINNHPDTPRHDLTSIRACISGSAPLLLETARRFKEITGGANLVEGYGLTEASPITHVNPIFGDQLEGSIGLPVPGVDAIIVSDDGQPTPSGEVGELWVAGPQIMKGYWQRDDETAKTLRQQDGQVWLMTGDMATMDDRGYFRIVDRKKDLIIAGGYNIYPREVEEALMSHPAVLEAAAVGVPDPYRGESVHAVVALKPGQTASETDIITHCKGLLSAYKVPRSVEFRTELPKTAAMKILRRQLAQEARETRAARSA from the coding sequence ATGACACACCCAACCCACCCCCGCCCCTGGCTGAGCAGCTACGAAAGCGGCGTGCCCCGCACCTTCACGCCCAGCGGCCTGACCCTGCCCGCCCTGCTGGAACGCGCCGCCGCCAAGTACCCGGACCACACCGCCCTGACCTTCATCGGCGCGACCACCAGCTACCGCCAGCTGTGGCAGGACGCCCAGCGCTTCGCAGCCGCGCTGCGCCGCATGGGCGTGCGCCCCGGCGACCGCGTGTCCATCATGCTGCCCAACACCCCGCAGTTCGTGACCAGCTTCTACGGCACGCTGCTGGCCGGCGCGATCGCCGTGAACACCAGCCCCATGTACACGGCCAGCGAACTCGAACACCAGCTGCAGGACAGCGGCAGCGAGACCCTGATCATCCTCGACAGTTTCTACCCCCGCTACCAGGAAATCCGCACGCGCGTCCCGGTCAAACGCGTTCTCGTGACCGGCGTGCAGGACGCCCTGAGCTTTCCCAAGAACCTCCTCTACCCCGTCAAGGCCCGCCGCGAGGGCAGCTGGGTCAACGTGCCCTACGACGAGCGCGTCCTGCCCTACCGCAAGGTCCTGGCCTCGCAGCCTGCCGCCGCGCCCACCGTCAGCCTCCAGCCGGACGACGTGGCCCTGCTGCAGTACACCGGCGGCACCACCGGCGTTCCCAAGGGCGCCATGCTCACGCACGCCAACCTCGTCTCGAACTGCGAGCAGGCACGCAGCTGGATGAGCGACCTGCACGAGGGCCAGGAAGTCACGCTGGCCGCCATTCCGTTCTTCCACGTGTACGGCATGACGGTCGCCATGAACCTCAGCATCCTGATCGGCGCGAACATCGTCCTGGTCCCCAACCCCCGCGACCTGAAGATGGTCCTCACGCAGATCGAACGCTCGCGCGCCACGCTGTTCCCCGCCGTGCCCACCCTGTACAACGCCATCAACAACCACCCGGACACCCCCCGGCACGACCTGACCAGCATCCGCGCCTGCATCAGCGGCAGCGCCCCCCTGCTGCTCGAAACCGCCCGCAGGTTCAAGGAAATCACCGGCGGCGCCAACCTCGTCGAGGGGTACGGCCTGACCGAGGCCAGCCCCATCACGCACGTCAACCCCATCTTCGGCGACCAGCTCGAAGGCAGCATCGGCCTGCCCGTCCCCGGGGTGGACGCCATCATCGTCAGCGACGACGGGCAACCCACCCCGTCCGGCGAGGTCGGCGAACTGTGGGTCGCCGGGCCGCAGATCATGAAAGGCTACTGGCAGCGCGACGACGAGACCGCCAAGACCCTGCGCCAGCAGGACGGTCAGGTGTGGCTCATGACCGGCGACATGGCCACCATGGACGACCGCGGCTACTTCCGCATCGTGGACCGCAAGAAGGACCTGATCATCGCCGGCGGGTACAACATCTACCCCCGCGAGGTCGAAGAAGCCCTGATGAGCCACCCCGCCGTCCTCGAGGCCGCCGCCGTCGGCGTGCCCGACCCCTACCGCGGCGAGAGCGTCCACGCGGTCGTCGCCCTGAAACCCGGCCAGACCGCCAGCGAAACCGACATCATCACGCACTGCAAGGGCCTGCTGAGCGCCTACAAGGTGCCCCGCAGCGTCGAATTCCGCACCGAACTCCCCAAGACCGCCGCCATGAAGATCCTGCGCCGCCAGCTTGCCCAGGAAGCCCGCGAGACCCGCGCCGCCAGGAGCGCCTGA
- the pgi gene encoding glucose-6-phosphate isomerase yields the protein MPTITQFRSWQDLTAHADATRTLHLRDLFAADPQRGERLNAEGAGLYLDYSKNRVTDETLNLLLALARETGVEARRDAMFAGEKINVTEGRAVLHTALRAPKGATVLVDGRNVVPDVHEVLDRMAAFADQVRAGSWLGHTGRPLKNIVNIGIGGSDLGPVMAFEALRHYAQRDLTLRFVSNVDGTDLTEKTRDLDPAETLVIVSSKTFTTQETMANAQSARAWLLAALKDDAAVARHFVAVSTNADAVQTFGIDTANMFGFWDWVGGRYSMDSAIGLSLMLAVGPDHFRELLAGFHAMDEHFRTAPLEQNLPVLLGLLGIWYNNFLGAQSHAVLPYDQYLAYFPAYLQQLDMESNGKHVTLDGQTTDYQTGPVIWGQPGTNGQHAFYQLIHQGTKLIPADFIGFCQTLNPLPLEGAPHHDLLMANVFAQTEALAFGKTLDQVLAEGVPADLAPHRVFDGNRPTNTLLADRLTPHTLGALIALYEHKVFVQGAVWNINSFDQWGVELGKVLAGKIVPELHAPSEPDLHHDSSTNTLIRRYRTRR from the coding sequence ATGCCGACCATCACCCAGTTCCGCAGCTGGCAGGACCTGACTGCCCACGCCGACGCCACCCGAACCCTGCACCTGCGCGACCTGTTCGCCGCCGACCCGCAGCGCGGCGAGCGCCTGAACGCCGAGGGCGCCGGGCTTTACCTGGACTACAGCAAGAACCGCGTGACAGACGAGACCCTGAACCTGCTGCTGGCCCTGGCCCGCGAGACCGGCGTGGAAGCCCGCCGCGACGCCATGTTCGCCGGCGAGAAGATCAACGTGACCGAGGGCCGCGCCGTGCTGCACACCGCCCTGCGTGCCCCGAAAGGCGCGACCGTGCTGGTGGACGGCCGCAACGTCGTGCCGGACGTTCACGAAGTCCTTGACCGCATGGCGGCCTTTGCCGACCAGGTGCGGGCCGGCAGCTGGCTGGGGCACACCGGCCGACCCCTGAAGAACATCGTGAACATCGGCATCGGCGGCAGCGACCTGGGCCCCGTCATGGCCTTCGAGGCCCTGCGGCACTACGCGCAGCGGGACCTGACGCTGCGCTTCGTGTCGAACGTGGACGGCACCGACCTGACCGAGAAGACCCGCGACCTGGACCCGGCCGAGACGCTGGTCATCGTGTCGAGCAAGACCTTCACGACCCAGGAGACCATGGCGAACGCCCAGAGTGCGCGCGCGTGGCTGCTCGCAGCCCTGAAGGACGACGCGGCGGTCGCGCGGCACTTCGTGGCGGTGTCCACGAACGCGGACGCCGTGCAGACGTTCGGGATCGACACCGCGAACATGTTCGGCTTCTGGGACTGGGTGGGCGGCCGGTACTCCATGGACAGCGCCATCGGCCTGAGCCTGATGCTGGCCGTCGGCCCCGACCACTTCCGGGAACTGCTGGCCGGGTTCCACGCCATGGACGAGCACTTCCGCACGGCGCCGCTGGAGCAGAACCTCCCGGTACTGCTGGGCCTGCTGGGCATCTGGTACAACAACTTCCTGGGCGCGCAGAGCCACGCCGTGCTGCCCTACGACCAGTACCTCGCGTACTTCCCGGCGTACCTGCAGCAGCTCGACATGGAAAGCAACGGCAAGCACGTCACCCTGGACGGCCAGACCACCGATTACCAGACCGGACCGGTCATCTGGGGCCAGCCCGGCACGAACGGCCAGCACGCCTTCTACCAGCTGATCCACCAGGGCACCAAACTGATTCCCGCGGACTTCATCGGGTTCTGCCAGACCCTGAACCCCCTGCCGCTGGAGGGCGCGCCGCACCACGACCTGCTGATGGCCAACGTGTTCGCGCAGACCGAGGCGCTCGCCTTCGGCAAGACGCTGGATCAGGTGCTTGCAGAGGGCGTCCCCGCCGACCTCGCCCCGCACCGCGTGTTCGACGGCAACCGCCCCACCAACACCCTCCTCGCCGACCGCCTCACCCCCCACACCCTGGGCGCCCTGATCGCGCTGTACGAGCACAAGGTGTTCGTGCAGGGCGCGGTGTGGAACATCAACTCCTTCGACCAGTGGGGCGTGGAACTCGGCAAGGTCCTCGCCGGGAAGATCGTGCCGGAACTGCACGCGCCTTCCGAACCCGACCTGCACCACGACAGCTCCACCAACACCCTGATCCGCCGTTACCGCACGCGCCGCTGA
- a CDS encoding butyrate kinase: MIAHVINPGTSGIKLACASIEPSENPALPGQLRLTLTRAELPLTAPPTADQVPELTRAVLALTADWPAPDAIVGRGGLIGQVATGTYRVTPELSAYAVSGSGASYPPNLGGPLALATAQVRGVSAFIVDPQSADELLPEARLTGVQGVRRTAEFHALNARAVARRAAHEVGKRFQDARVVVAHLGATTSVTAFDRGRAADTTGTGPDGGPLGAMQSGPLPTRALLALARELGEAGTLTRLSSEGGFLALTGSRDLRDLEQRLPSDPDVQAVAAAFVHQVCKALGEQTGALSGRPDALVITGGIARWDELVDRIERRVAWIAPVLVIPGELELEALAEGAGRVLLGLEQAREWHPPLSGGR; the protein is encoded by the coding sequence GTGATCGCCCATGTGATCAATCCAGGAACCAGTGGGATCAAGCTCGCCTGCGCGAGCATCGAACCCAGCGAGAATCCGGCGCTGCCCGGACAGCTGCGTCTGACCCTCACGCGCGCCGAACTGCCCCTCACGGCCCCCCCCACGGCCGATCAGGTTCCGGAACTCACCCGCGCCGTCCTGGCCCTGACCGCCGACTGGCCCGCCCCGGACGCCATCGTGGGCCGCGGCGGCCTGATCGGGCAGGTCGCGACCGGCACGTACCGCGTCACGCCGGAACTCTCCGCCTACGCCGTCAGCGGCAGCGGCGCCAGTTACCCCCCCAACCTGGGCGGCCCGCTCGCCCTCGCGACCGCCCAGGTGCGCGGCGTGTCTGCCTTCATCGTGGACCCGCAGAGTGCCGACGAACTGCTGCCGGAAGCGCGCCTGACCGGCGTTCAGGGTGTGCGCCGCACCGCCGAATTCCACGCCCTGAACGCCCGCGCCGTCGCCCGTCGCGCCGCCCACGAGGTCGGCAAGCGCTTCCAGGACGCCCGCGTGGTGGTCGCGCACCTCGGCGCGACCACCAGCGTCACCGCCTTCGACCGCGGCCGCGCCGCCGACACGACCGGCACCGGCCCGGACGGCGGCCCGCTGGGCGCCATGCAGAGCGGCCCCCTGCCCACCCGCGCCCTGCTGGCACTGGCCCGCGAGCTCGGCGAGGCCGGGACCCTCACGCGCCTGAGCAGCGAGGGGGGCTTTCTCGCCCTGACCGGCAGCCGCGACCTGCGTGACCTGGAGCAGCGGCTCCCCAGCGACCCGGACGTGCAGGCCGTCGCCGCCGCATTCGTGCATCAGGTCTGCAAGGCGCTCGGCGAGCAGACCGGGGCGCTCAGCGGCCGCCCGGACGCACTGGTCATCACGGGCGGCATTGCCCGCTGGGATGAACTGGTCGACCGGATCGAGCGGCGCGTCGCGTGGATCGCGCCGGTCCTGGTCATTCCGGGCGAACTGGAACTCGAGGCGCTGGCCGAGGGGGCCGGCCGCGTCCTGCTGGGGCTGGAACAGGCCCGCGAGTGGCACCCGCCGCTGTCTGGCGGCCGCTGA
- a CDS encoding nucleoside deaminase: MPPQTPTPTDHRRWLRLTLDLAREAQQAGSAPVGAVLVDASGHEVARGRNRVGEAQTPEHVGKASVAHAEMDLYFSAGSLDNPETLTLYTSLEPCLMCGGASALLGVGRVVWVTDDPWGGSGRLIRWSDHPAMQDTEVIPTPDPELEREGARLFAPEARRAFPDEGWQLWRQRYPRETEGL, from the coding sequence ATGCCCCCCCAGACCCCCACCCCCACCGACCACCGCCGCTGGCTGCGACTCACCCTGGACCTCGCCCGCGAAGCGCAGCAGGCCGGCAGCGCGCCGGTCGGTGCCGTACTGGTCGACGCCAGCGGTCACGAGGTCGCACGCGGCCGCAACCGGGTGGGCGAGGCGCAGACCCCCGAACACGTCGGAAAGGCCAGCGTCGCCCACGCCGAGATGGACCTGTACTTCAGCGCCGGCAGCCTCGACAACCCGGAAACCCTGACGCTGTACACCAGCCTGGAACCCTGCCTGATGTGCGGCGGTGCCAGCGCCCTGCTCGGCGTGGGCCGCGTCGTGTGGGTCACGGACGACCCCTGGGGCGGCTCCGGACGCCTGATCCGCTGGAGCGACCACCCCGCCATGCAGGACACCGAGGTGATCCCCACCCCCGACCCGGAACTGGAACGTGAGGGCGCGCGCCTGTTCGCCCCGGAAGCCCGGCGGGCCTTCCCCGACGAGGGCTGGCAGCTGTGGCGGCAACGCTACCCCCGCGAGACCGAAGGCCTGTAA
- a CDS encoding 3-oxoacid CoA-transferase, whose product MTVTATPTGLKHVPVITAAEAAALVKSGQTLLVGGFGMTGNPVHLVHALAETDVRDLTYVANNVGEAGLSGGRLLRNGQLRKAVGSFFTSNREAVAAAQEGRLEVQLIPQGSLAEALRAGGAGIGGFYTPTAAGTVIAGDADVRVLNGREMVFVPALRGDVAFVRAWRADEAGNLQYRLTEQNFNRAMATAADLVVAEVEEIVPVGTIPPEGVHTPGLYVDYLVQATLTAEALGSSADVKGSAKKVDEARMHMARRALAELRRGDVVNLGIGIPTLVADLITPEHGVNLHTENGMLGVGPAPEQGGALDYPVNAGKIPVTALPGASYFDSADSFGMIRGGHVDVAVMGGLQVDAQANLANWAVPGKPLLGVGGAMDLASGARRLIVLMTHTDPDGTPKVVPECTLPLTSRGAVSMIITDRAVFEFRDGTLTLTELMPGATLDGVRASTGAPFVEAL is encoded by the coding sequence ATGACGGTCACTGCAACCCCGACGGGTCTGAAGCACGTTCCGGTCATCACCGCCGCCGAGGCCGCCGCGCTGGTCAAGAGCGGCCAGACGCTGCTGGTGGGCGGCTTCGGCATGACCGGGAACCCGGTGCACCTCGTGCACGCGCTGGCCGAGACGGACGTGCGCGACCTGACGTACGTGGCGAACAACGTCGGCGAGGCGGGCCTGAGCGGCGGGCGACTGCTCCGCAACGGGCAGCTGAGGAAGGCCGTCGGGTCGTTCTTCACGAGCAACCGCGAGGCGGTGGCGGCCGCGCAGGAGGGCCGCCTGGAGGTGCAGCTCATCCCGCAGGGGTCGCTGGCCGAGGCGCTACGCGCAGGCGGGGCAGGCATCGGGGGCTTCTACACGCCCACCGCCGCCGGGACCGTCATCGCCGGGGACGCCGATGTGCGCGTCCTGAACGGCCGGGAGATGGTCTTCGTGCCCGCCCTGCGCGGCGACGTGGCCTTCGTGCGCGCGTGGCGGGCCGACGAGGCCGGGAACCTCCAGTACCGCCTGACCGAGCAGAACTTCAACCGCGCCATGGCGACCGCCGCCGACCTCGTCGTGGCGGAGGTCGAGGAGATCGTCCCGGTCGGCACCATCCCGCCCGAGGGGGTTCACACGCCGGGCCTGTACGTGGATTACCTCGTGCAGGCGACCCTGACCGCCGAGGCGCTCGGCAGCAGCGCGGACGTGAAGGGCAGCGCCAAGAAGGTGGACGAGGCGCGGATGCACATGGCCCGCCGCGCCCTGGCCGAGCTGCGGCGCGGGGACGTGGTGAACCTGGGCATCGGGATTCCCACGCTGGTCGCGGACCTGATCACCCCGGAGCACGGCGTGAACCTGCACACCGAGAACGGCATGCTGGGCGTCGGCCCCGCGCCCGAGCAGGGCGGCGCGCTGGACTACCCGGTGAATGCCGGGAAGATCCCGGTCACGGCGCTGCCCGGCGCGAGCTACTTCGACTCCGCCGACTCCTTCGGCATGATCCGCGGCGGGCACGTGGACGTGGCGGTCATGGGGGGGTTGCAGGTCGACGCGCAGGCGAACCTCGCGAACTGGGCGGTCCCGGGCAAGCCGCTGCTGGGCGTGGGCGGCGCGATGGACCTCGCCAGCGGCGCGCGGCGACTGATCGTCCTGATGACCCACACCGACCCGGACGGCACGCCCAAAGTGGTCCCCGAGTGCACCCTGCCGCTCACGTCGCGCGGCGCGGTCAGCATGATCATCACCGACCGGGCCGTGTTCGAATTCCGTGACGGGACGCTCACCCTGACCGAACTGATGCCCGGTGCCACGCTGGACGGGGTGCGTGCCAGCACGGGCGCACCGTTCGTCGAGGCGCTGTGA
- the tsaD gene encoding tRNA (adenosine(37)-N6)-threonylcarbamoyltransferase complex transferase subunit TsaD → MSVSADSGPSAPLRSGPVRVLGIDTSCDDTGVGVVELLPDGRVQLLSNRVWSQTVHARYGGVMPELASREHVERIDEILQDALQEAGLTVTDLDAVAATSGPGLVGALLVGLMYGKGLAQALNVPFHAAHHLEGHIFAAASEAELRAPYLALVVSGGHTHLFDVPRDGEYRLVGATMDDAAGEAFDKIARLAGLGYPGGPAISEAAMRGDPNAVPFKEPLQGQKAFDFSFSGLKTAALLAHRGGARAEDLAASFQRAAVSFLVKTTVRAAQANERRTVVVSGGVAANGALREAFRATGLNVVFPGKGLNTDNGAMIALAGAAAIRAGRPASALNGSATAYAPLANA, encoded by the coding sequence ATGAGTGTTTCTGCCGATTCCGGGCCTTCCGCTCCCCTGCGTTCCGGTCCTGTCCGCGTGCTGGGCATCGACACGTCCTGCGACGATACCGGGGTGGGTGTCGTGGAACTCCTGCCGGACGGGCGCGTGCAGCTGCTGTCCAACCGGGTGTGGTCGCAGACGGTGCACGCCCGCTACGGGGGCGTCATGCCGGAACTGGCCAGCCGCGAACACGTCGAACGGATCGACGAGATCCTGCAGGACGCCCTGCAGGAGGCGGGCCTGACCGTCACGGACCTCGACGCGGTGGCCGCCACGTCCGGCCCCGGTCTGGTCGGGGCGCTGCTGGTGGGCCTGATGTACGGCAAGGGACTGGCGCAGGCGCTGAACGTGCCGTTCCACGCCGCGCATCACCTGGAGGGGCACATCTTCGCGGCGGCCAGCGAGGCCGAGCTGCGCGCCCCGTACCTGGCGCTGGTCGTCAGTGGCGGGCACACGCACCTGTTCGACGTGCCACGCGACGGGGAGTACCGGCTGGTCGGAGCCACCATGGACGACGCGGCCGGCGAGGCCTTCGACAAGATCGCGCGCCTGGCGGGCCTGGGCTATCCGGGCGGCCCGGCCATCAGTGAGGCGGCGATGCGTGGCGACCCCAACGCCGTGCCGTTCAAGGAACCGCTGCAGGGGCAGAAGGCCTTCGATTTCAGTTTCAGTGGCCTGAAGACGGCGGCGCTGCTCGCCCACCGGGGCGGCGCGCGTGCCGAGGATCTCGCCGCGAGCTTCCAGCGGGCGGCCGTGAGTTTCCTGGTGAAGACCACCGTCCGCGCCGCGCAGGCCAACGAGCGGCGAACCGTGGTCGTGTCCGGCGGGGTCGCCGCCAACGGGGCGCTGCGCGAGGCGTTCCGCGCGACCGGTCTGAACGTCGTGTTCCCGGGGAAGGGCCTGAACACCGACAACGGCGCCATGATTGCCCTGGCGGGCGCCGCTGCCATCCGCGCCGGACGCCCCGCGAGCGCCCTGAACGGCAGCGCGACCGCCTACGCGCCTCTGGCCAACGCCTAG
- the hpf gene encoding ribosome hibernation-promoting factor, HPF/YfiA family gives MHIYKLSGRNVEVTDAMRDYVQEKLTRLDRYNDQITDARVTLTVRDVRDSGRRNRVEVQLNVPSGIIRAEEHHADMYAAIDKASDVLERQLRKFKTRYLKSRHEVTPQPEPGPAEADVNAGLDDVSEFTPEIVRMKRFDMRPMSPEDAVAQMEALGHDFYVFMHMQTNTCGVVYRRKDGHYGLIEPSVP, from the coding sequence GTGCACATCTACAAGCTGTCAGGCCGGAACGTTGAAGTCACCGACGCCATGCGTGATTACGTGCAGGAGAAACTCACGCGCTTGGACCGTTACAACGATCAGATCACCGACGCCCGCGTGACCCTGACCGTCCGTGACGTGCGGGACTCCGGCCGGCGAAACAGGGTCGAGGTGCAGCTGAACGTCCCCAGCGGCATCATCCGCGCCGAGGAACACCACGCGGACATGTACGCCGCCATCGACAAGGCCAGCGATGTGCTCGAACGTCAGCTGCGGAAATTCAAGACCCGTTACCTCAAGAGCCGTCACGAGGTCACGCCCCAGCCCGAACCCGGCCCAGCCGAGGCGGACGTGAACGCCGGCCTGGACGACGTGAGCGAATTCACGCCCGAGATCGTCCGCATGAAACGCTTCGACATGCGCCCCATGAGCCCCGAGGACGCCGTCGCGCAGATGGAGGCACTCGGGCATGACTTCTACGTGTTCATGCACATGCAGACCAACACCTGCGGCGTCGTGTACCGCCGCAAGGACGGGCACTACGGCCTGATCGAACCCAGCGTGCCGTGA
- a CDS encoding helix-turn-helix domain-containing protein, translating to MKVDRQEQEEARRDRIARAAFELFARSGLDAISAQDIARAAYVSRTNLYRYYPSKVHMLLAHFEKAVQASRDDALERLRAGANPQQVWDKVTARMADLGVRYRHLVGAVGQAVLGASPLPAERAAPARTEARLDLPGDGMRTALTLAALVEPVLLAMQSQGRLRPEANVNMLSVLLVDAFILALLHGGHRDQRDVLRDWQDRFSLLMHGALAPDSAAHHDLKS from the coding sequence GTGAAGGTAGACCGGCAGGAACAGGAAGAGGCGCGCCGCGACCGGATCGCCCGCGCGGCCTTCGAGTTGTTCGCACGCAGCGGTCTGGACGCCATCAGCGCTCAGGACATCGCGCGCGCCGCCTACGTGAGCCGCACCAACCTGTACCGGTACTACCCCAGCAAGGTGCACATGCTGCTGGCGCACTTCGAGAAGGCCGTGCAGGCCAGCCGGGACGACGCGCTGGAACGCCTGCGGGCCGGCGCGAACCCGCAACAGGTCTGGGACAAGGTGACGGCCCGCATGGCCGACCTGGGTGTCCGGTACCGTCACCTGGTGGGCGCGGTCGGTCAGGCGGTCCTGGGGGCCTCGCCGCTGCCGGCCGAGAGGGCAGCCCCCGCGCGCACCGAGGCGCGGCTGGACCTGCCGGGTGACGGCATGCGGACCGCCCTGACCCTGGCCGCGCTGGTGGAACCGGTGCTGCTGGCCATGCAGAGCCAGGGCCGCCTGCGTCCGGAGGCGAACGTCAACATGCTGAGCGTGCTGCTGGTCGACGCGTTCATCCTGGCGCTGCTGCACGGGGGGCACCGCGACCAGCGGGACGTGCTGCGCGACTGGCAGGACCGCTTCAGCCTGCTGATGCACGGGGCGCTCGCACCGGACAGTGCCGCCCACCACGACCTGAAGTCCTGA